The Polynucleobacter sp. VK25 genome segment CGCTCGTGCCGATTTGGCAAAAGCGCGTGAAGCCCGTTTGGCAAAAGTTGGTAAGACCATGAAAATGGCAGGCTTTCGCCCAGGCAAAGTTCCTAAGAACCTCGTTGAAAAACAACATGGCATGCAAGTGGACTTTGAGCTCCAATTTGATAAGGCAGTTGAACTCTTTTATGAGGAAGCTCAGAAAGAGGGCGTTGCGTTAGCGGGTCAACCTCGCCTTGAACCAAAGAGCGAGCTTGATGCAGATAAGATTGTTTTTGAAGCCTTCTTTGAAGTCTTGCCAGAAGTAAAAATTGGTGACTTTAGCAAAGCGGAAGTAACTAAGTACGCAACAGATATTGGCGAAGCTGAAATTGATCGCGCTTTAGATGTATTGCGTAAACAGCAAGTTCATTACCATCCACGCGGAGAAGCTGGAGCCCACGGCGACGGCGGCTCTAATACTGCCGCTCAAAACGGTGATCAAGTGGTGATTGATTTTGTAGGCAAGATTGATGGTGTTGAGTTTGCTGGCGGTAAAGCAGAAAACTTTGAATACGTATTGGGCGAAGGTCGCATGTTGCCAGAGTTTGAAGCAGCTACTTTGGGTCTCAAGCCAGGGGAAAGCAAATCATTCCCATTAAGCTTCCCTGCTGATTACCATGGCAAAGATGTAGCTGGTAAAACTGCAGAGTTCACCATTACTGTTAAGTCAGTAAATTGGGCGCATTTGCCAACAGTAGATGATGCCTTTGCATTGTCTTTGGGTGTCACTGAAGGCGGTGTTGCTAAGATGCGCGCCGAAGTAAAAGAAAATTTAGATCGTGAAGTAAAGCGTCGCATTACATCATTGTTGAAAAATGAAGTAATGGACAAACTGAATAGCCTTTGTGAACTAGATGTGCCTAAGTCCTTGGTTGCTTCTGAGCAAGAGCGCTTGGTTGAAGGTGCACGTCAAGACTTGATGCAGCGCGGCGTTCCGAATGCAAAAGATGCCCCAATTCCTGCAGAGATTTTTGCAGAGCAAGCTACCAAGCGCGTTCGTCTTGGCTTGATTTTGAGCGAGCTAGTGAAGAAGCAAAATTTGGCGGCCACTGCCGATCAAATTAAAGCTGAAATTGATGATCAGGCTGCAACCTATGAAGATCCAAAAGAAGTGGTGCGTTGGTTCTACAGCAATCCAAGCCGTTTGAAGGATATTGAGAATCTCGTGCTAGAAGACAATGTGATCAAATATTTCACATCCCAAGCAAAAGTAAGCGATAAGGCTGTAAGCTTTGAAGAGTTGAGCAAGCTAAACTAAGTTAAACAAGAGTCATCCATTTACCCATAAAAGGTTTCAAAATGATCCACAACCATTCTCAGTCTGAAAATTTAGAACCGCAAGGCCTGGGCTTGGTTCCAATGGTGATTGAAACCTCTGGTAGAGGTGAGCGTGCTTATGACATCTATTCTAGATTATTGCGTGAGCGCGTTGTTTTCTTGGTTGGCGAAGTAAACGATCAAACTGCTAACTTGGTGATTGCTCAGTTACTATTCCTTGAGAGTGAAAATCCAGACAAAGAAATTTCTTTGTATATCAACTCACCAGGCGGATCAGTTTCGGCCGGTCTGGCGATTTATGACACGATGCAATTCATTAAGCCGCATGTCAGCACTCTGTGCATGGGCATGGCTGCCAGCATGGGTGCATTCCTATTGTGCGCTGGAGAAAAGGGCAAGCGTTATGCTTTGCCAAATTCGCGCGTGATGATTCATCAGCCATTGGGCGGCGCTCGTGGACAAGCGTCTGATATCGAGATTCAAGCTCGTGAGATTTTGTACTTGCGTGAACGCCTCAATAAAATTTTGGCTGATCGCACGGGTCAAACGATTGAAACAATTGCTAAAGATACTGACCGAGACAACTTTATGTCCGCAGACCAGGCGCAAGAATATGGCTTGATCGACAAAGTCATCGACAAACGTCCTTAATATATTATTAGACCCCTATCTTGAGCGATACCAACACCACAAATTCATCAGATAAAGTTCTGCATTGCTCTTTTTGCGGTAAGAGTCAGCATGAAGTTAAAAAACTCATCGCTGGCCCTTCTGTATTTATTTGTGATGAGTGTATTGATCTTTGCACCGACATTATTCAAGAAGAAATTGCTAAGCTTCCCAAGGAAGACGGTGATGACTCATTACCAACGCCGCATCAAATTCGTGAGAACTTGGACCAATATGTTATCGGTCAAGACCATGCCAAGAAAACACTAGCGGTTGCTGTCTACAACCATTACAAGCGCTTGCAGTATTTGCCAAAGCCTAAAAAAGAGAAATTGGACAAGGATGGTAAGCCAGTAGAGGGCGCAGATAAGAAAGAATCCAAGCTCCCAGCCAAAGCAATGGTTGATGGCGTAGAGCTGGCAAAGAGCAATATCTTATTGATCGGACCTACAGGCTCGGGTAAAACTTTGTTAGCGCAGACATTGGCCCGCATGTTGGACGTGCCATTTGTAATGGCTGATGCAACTACGTTGACTGAGGCAGGTTATGTTGGTGAAGATGTAGAAAACATCATCCAAAAGTTGTTACAAGCATGTGACTACAACGTAGAAAAAGCACAACGCGGCATCGTTTATATTGACGAGATCGATAAGATCTCACGTAAGTCCGATAATCCATCCATTACTCGTGACGTATCGGGTGAGGGTGTTCAACAAGCTTTGTTAAAGCTTGTTGAAGGCACGATGGCTTCTGTACCTCCACAAGGCGGTCGTAAGCATCCTAACCAAGATTTCCTGCAAGTAGACACAACCAATATTCTGTTTATCTGCGGTGGCGCATTTGATGGCTTGGAAAAGGTTATTCAGCAGCGTACTGCCAAAACCGGCATTGGATTTAATGCAACTGTTCCAGGTAAGGATGATCGTGGTGTAAGTGATCTCTTGATTGAAGTGGAGCCAGAAGACTTAATTAAGTTTGGCTTGATTCCTGAGTTGATTGGTCGCTTGCCAGTTGTTGCTACTTTGGCTCAATTGGATGAAGAGGCTTTAATTCAGATTCTGACCGAACCCAAAAATGCCCTAGTTAAGCAATATCAAGCACTTCTGACCATGGAAGGCGCTGAGCTTGAAGTGCGTCGTGAAGCACTCTCAGCTATCGCTAAAAAGGCGATTGCCCGCAAAACGGGTGCTCGCGGCCTTAGATCGATTCTTGAAGGATCATTGATGGATGTCATGTACGACCTGCCATCTCTTAAGAATGTTCAAAAAGTTGTTATCGACGAGGCTAGCATCGCTGAGGGTGGAAAACCACTTTTAGTCTACAAACAAGATGCCGAACAGGTTGATTTGAGCAAAAAAGCCTAAATTCTTAGGGTTTTTGCTATTTTTGGGGCTTTTTTGCCCCTTTTTTGTCTTTTTACCCCTTGTTTTTCTCTAAAGCCTACCCATATAGGTAGTATGCTACTCATGAATAATGTCTGTATTTAGTGGCTAATGATGTGATTGCTACTAAAAAGGATTTTTTGAGGTTTGATTACTTTGGAGGATTTGCCCCATGCCTGGCCACTTATTACTACCCTCTGAACCCATTCAACTACCTTTGCTCCCATTGCGGGACGTAGTTGTATTTCCTCATATGGTCATCCCGTTGTTTGTGGGACGCCCCAAATCGATTAAAGCCCTAGAGGCTGCCATGGAAACTGGCAAAAATGTCCTTTTGGTTGCCCAAAAGACAGCTGCTAAGGATGAGCCTGTCATTGAAGACCTCTATGAGGTAGGTTGCATTGCAAATATATTGCAAATGCTGAAGTTGCCAGATGGCACTGTAAAGGTGCTTGTTGAAGGCGTTCAGCGTGCAGAAGTCAGTCAAATTGAAGATAGTCTTGGTTACTTCAATTGTGAGGCAACTCCAACCGCTATTAATGCAATTGATGCTCATGAAACCGAAGCATTGCGTCGCGCGATCATGGCGCAGTTTGATCAATACGTAAAACTAAACAAAAAAGTACCTCAAGAGATTCTGTCTTCTTTGGGCGGCATTGATGACCCAAGTCGTTTGGCTGATACCATCTGTGCACACTTGCCTGTCAAGCTTGAGCAGAAGCAACGTTTGCTTGAAATGATGGATGTTGTTCAACGCTTAGAAAGCTTGCTTGCTGATCTCGAAAGTGAGATCGATATTCTTCAGGTTGAGAAACGCATTCGTGGACGTGTAAAGCGTCAGATGGAAAAGAGTCAGCGTGAGTACTACTTAAATGAGCAAGTAAAAGCAATTCAAAAAGAATTGGGTGAGGGTGAAGAGGGCGCAGATTTAGAAGAGCTAGAGAAGCGCATTAAAGCCGCACGCATGCCTAAGGAAGCGCTGAAGAAGGCGGAATCTGAGCTGAAGAAATTGAAGCTAATGTCGCCTATGTCTGCTGAGGCAACTGTGATCCGTAACTTTATTGATACGTTGGTGAATCTTCCTTGGAAGAAAAAAACCAAGATCAACAATGACCTTACCAATGCTGAGAAGGTGTTGGATGAGGATCACTATGGCCTAGACAAAGTCAAAGAGCGCATCTTGGAGTACCTCGCAGTTCAACAACGTGTTGATCGTGTAAAAGCGCCAATCCTTTGTTTGGTAGGGCCTCCTGGTGTTGGTAAGACCTCTTTGGGTCAATCTATTGCCCGCGCTACGAACAGAAAGTTTGTGCGTATGGCTTTGGGCGGTGTTCGTGATGAGTCTGAGATTCGTGGTCATCGTCGCACCTATATTGGTTCTATGCCCGGTAAGATTTTGACTAGCCTCACTAAGGTGGGCGTTCGCAATCCTTTATTCCTCTTGGATGAAGTGGATAAGATGGGGATGGATTTCCGTGGAGATCCAGCTAGTGCTTTATTAGAGGTTTTAGATCCAGAGCAAAATCACACCTTTCAAGATCACTATGTTGAGGTTGATTTTGATCTCTCAGATGTAATGTTTGTGGCCACCTCAAATTCCTTGAATATTCCTGGCCCATTGTTGGATCGTCTTGAGATTATTCGCTTGGCTGGTTATACAGAAGATGAAAAAACCAGCATTGCCGTGAATTATTTGATTCCAAAACAAATCAAAAATAATGGCCTGAAAAAGGACGAGCTCAAGATTGAAGATAGTGCTGTGCGTAATATGATTCGTTACTACACGCGTGAGGCTGGTGTGCGTTCATTAGAGCGTGAAATTAGCAAGATCTGTCGTAAGGTCGTCAAGCTTTTGCTCCTGAAGAAAGAGGCTGCCCCCGTTGTTGTTAATGCAGATAACCTAGAGAAATTCCTTTCTGTACGCATGTACGACTTTGGTTTGGCTGGTAAAGAAAATCAAATTGGACAAGTCACCGGCCTGGCATGGACTGAAGTCGGCGGTGATTTGCTCACCATTGAAGCGGCTGTTATGCCAGGTAAAGGTGTAATTACCCGTACAGGCTCGATCGGTGATGTGATGAAGGAGTCTGTTGAGGCTGCGCGTACAGTGGTTCGATCTAGAGCAAAACGTCTTGGCATTACCGACGAGTCGTTTGAGAAGAAGGATATTCACATTCACTTCCCAGACGGTGCAACTCCTAAAGATGGTCCATCTGCAGGCATCGCCATTACAACAGCCTTGGTATCTGTCTTTACTGGCATTCCAATTCGGGCAGACGTTGCCATGACAGGTGAAATTACACTTCGCGGTGAAGTCCTGCCAATTGGTGGTTTAAAAGAGAAGCTGTTGGCAGCACACCGTGGTGGAATTAAGTTGGCCTTAATTCCAGAGGAAAACGTGAAGGATCTCATCGACATTCCAGATAATGTTAAAAATGCGATTGAGATTATTCCCGTTCGATGGATTGATAAGGTTTTGGAGTTGGCACTAGAGCGTATGCCAGAAGCATTGCCTGATCCAACACCTGAAGAGCTAGCCAAAAAGGCTGCAGAAGCCAGTAAGGCTAGTGAAAAGGGTGCTGCTCCAGACGTTCTTAAGCACTGAAAATAGGGTGATTTTCCGTTAGGCTCACCGCATCTTTTGCGGTCGATTTAGCGGAAAATCCACCTAAAACCCATGTTTAGGTTACAATCTCAGCTGTAATATTTTGGGGCGCTTAGCTCAGTTGGTAGAGCGTCTGCCTTACACGCAGAATGTCGGGAGTTCGAGCCTCTCAGCGCCCACCAAACTATTACGAATCATCTCAAGCCTACTCAGGCATTTCAATACCATTTCCCTTCAGCCCTAGTAAACTCCTAGTATTCATTTTTACTAGCGAACTTTTACATGTTTGATACCGTCCGTAAGCACCAGCGAATCCTGCAGTTTGTATTAATGCTTTTGATCGTTCCTTCCTTTGCTTTTTTTGGCATCTCAAGCTATTCCAGCTTTTTGGACAAAGAAACTGATCTTGTCAAAATCAATGGCAAACCCATTACTGCGCAAGAAGTAGATTCTGCTGCAAAACGCCAGGCAGAACGCGTTGGTGGAAACGCGCAAATTGCGCAGAGCCTTCAGTTTAGACAGGCAATCTTGAATGAGTTGTTGCAACAACGCATTCTAGGATTTGCGGTTAATAATTTGCGCTTACAGGTTGGCAAGGAAGCCCTTGTAAAGAGTTTGCAAAATATTCCGCAAATTCGTGCCCTCTATAAACAAGACGGTAGTTTTGACGATGCGCGCTTCAAGCAATTATTGGCAAGCAACGGATTAAATGAAGAGCAGTTTTACGCAAGCCAAGCCTTTGATTTGAAAATCAGTCAACTAGTGAACTCTGTGGCTCGTACAGAAATTGGTAACCCAAAATTATCTGAAATCGTTTCAACTCTGTATGAGACAGAGCGCCAAGTTCAAGCTTTATCGTTTGATGCAAAAGATTACCTTTCCAAGGTGAACCCTTCGCAAGAGGAGCTTCAAGCTTTTTATAACGCAAATACCAAGCTTTTTGAGAGTCCTGAATACGTGGACGTCGAGTACATTGTTCTGAAGGCTGATCCTAAGGACGATGCTAAGGTATTTGGTGAAAAAGCAGATCAATTCGCCAACATGACTTATGACCAGTCTGATAGTTTGAAGCCAGCTGCAGATAAATTAAAGCTCAACGTCCAAACCCAGAAAGGTGTCACTCGCTCTGGAGCAACTGGGGTATCTAAAGATCACCCGCTAGCCAATCCTAAGGTTGTTCAATCTTTGTTTGGTGATGAGGTCGTTAAGAACAAGCGCAATATTGAGGCAGTACAAACCTCACCAGGTGTTTTTGTTTCAGCCCGAGTAATCACCTTTCACCCAGCCCAAACTTTGCCATTCAAAGAGGTTGCTGTAGAGGTGAAACGTCAAGTAAGCCAGCGTATGGCTGAGAAGTTGGCAATTAGTGCTGCAGCAGATCGCTATGCTGTTTTGCAAAAAGATTCGAAGAGCGCTTCTGGTTTTGCTAGTCCGATTTGGGTATCTCGTAACAAGCCTGGTAATTTGGTAGGCGGGGCGCTTGATGATGTGATGTCAGTGAACCCAGACAAATTTCCTGTGGTGATATCTGTTCAAAATCCTGGTGTTGGCACGATTTTGTATCGCGTAGATCAAGTGCGCCAACCCACTGGTGTTGATACAAAGGTACATAAGGCGCAAGCCCAGCAGATACAAGCCTTGGCTGCCCAGGCTGAGTTTGCGGGCTTTATGGCCTATTGGCGTGATGTGGCTGGAGTGAAAGTCATCAACCCACTGAAGCCACCATCTTCAGGCTCTGGTAGCTAAGTTATTTACTCTTCAGTAGTGTTTGATATGGGGCCATAGCGCCCCATACGTTTTTATAGAGGATGGGTTGCGCTTTTTCATTTGGATGCATCCTATCCGCTTGAAAGAAAGCGCTGTCAGAGACTACGCCGTCCAAAAAGAAGGGTAGTAATTGCACATTCTCTTGCGAAGCCAGCCTTGCATATAGATCCCTAAACTGTTTGGTGTATTCCTGCCCATAGTTGGGCGGTATTTGCATGCCAAACAAAAGAACTTTTGCTCCAGAGTTTTTGCTTAATTGAATCATCGCACGTAAATTTTTTTCTGAATCTTGAATGGATAATCCGCGCAAAGCATCATTTGCACCTAGCTCCAAAAGCACAATTCCAGGTTTTTTTTGCTCTAAAAGTTTCGGCAGCCTTGTGATGCCTCCAGAACTTGTTTCGCCACTGATGCTGGCATTAAATACACTCCAAGGGCTAGATTGCTTGCGCAACTGTTCCTCTAGCAGTCTTACCCAGCCAGTACCACGTACTAAGCCATATTCTGCCGATAAGCTGTCACCCATCACCAAAATGGTGGCATTTGTCTGCCCATAGGTGCCAAAGGGAATTAACAGGCAAAATAGGGTGAATGCCATAACAATGGCCGACAGTTTTTTACTCAAGAAGTTCAACCAAATCATTTGATTCATTTATGAGTATTCCAGTAAAGGTCCTTAGCGCGAAACACCTAGGTAAACACGTTTTATCTAGCGATGGATCATTAACTATTTTGCACGACATTAGCTTTGATGTCTGCGAGGGTGAAAGTGTTGCCATTACTGGTGCATCAGGCTCCGGCAAAAGTACTTTACTCGGGCTCCTGGCTGGTTTGGATGCACCCACCAGTGGGCATGTCGAGCTCGCATCTCATAATCTGAGTCAGTTGGATGAAGATGGTAGGGCAAAGCTAAGAGGTCAAAAGGTCGGATTTGTATTTCAATCCTTCCAATTGCTGCCTCATTTAACAGCGCTTGAAAACGTCATGCTTCCGGCTGAGTTGAACGGACTTGCTTCCCCTAAAGAAAATGCTCAGATTTGTCTTGAGCAAGTCGGTTTGGCTGATCGAGCCAACCATTTCCCCAAAACGCTTTCTGGGGGTGAGCAACAGCGGGTAGCGCTGGCCAGGGCCTTCATCATGAAACCTGCAATCTTATTTGCCGATGAGCCTACTGGCAGCCTGGATGAGCTTAGCGGAAATCGGGTAATTGAGCTCCTTTTTGAGCTAAATCAGGCCAATAATTCAACTCTGATTCTGGTGACCCATGACCAGACCTTGGCTGATCGGTGTCAGCGGCAATTGCACTTGCAAGGTGGCCGATTGCTGTAGGCAAAACCTTATAATCTAGGGATGTCTTTTTTCCACTTTTTGCCTGGCGCTGATGCGCTTTCCCCCTTCCGCCAACAGCGACTTTTAGCCGCTCTGGCAGCACAAGGGGTTGATCTTGAGTCCATCGAAGCTCAATTCCTTCATTTCATTTGGTCGACTGCTGAACTTAGCGCCAAAAACCAAGAGGTCATAGCAAGTCTATTGACCTATGGGCAGCCATTTAATTCCAAAATTCATCCAGGGAAAACTTGGTTCGGCAATAACAAGCCTGACAGCCATGGCGCAATTGTTATTCCACGATTTGGCACCGTTTCTTCTTGGGCAAGTAAGGCAACGGATATAGCCCGCCAATGCGGTTTGGATGTATTGCGTCTTGAGCGTGGTGTTCAGTTTGCATGGAAGAGTAGAAAAGCGCTAACTCCCGAGCAAACACAATTGGTGCTTGCAGCGGTTCATGACAGAATGACTGAAGCGGTTATTGATTCAACAGATGCTGCCAATAACTTGTATCAATCATTAGAGGATAAGCCCTTAGCGCGTATCCCTGTAATGACTGAGGGCAGAGCGGCGCTTGATAAGGCCAACCAAGATTTAGGTCTTGCCTTATCTGATGATGAAGTAGCCTATCTTGCTGAAAACTTTACTAAGCTAAAGCGCAATCCCTCTGATGTTGAGTTAATTATGTTTGCCCAGGCAAATAGTGAGCATTGTCGCCATAAGATTTTTAACTCCAGTTGGACAATTGATGGTGATGATCAAGAGCGATCTTTATTTGCCATGATTCGTAACACCCATCAGCTACAACCAGCAGGAACAATTGTTGCTTATTCTGATAACTCAGCAGTCATGGTTGGTTGTGAAGCCGAAACCTGGGCACCGCAGGGCAGCAATCAACTCTATAAAAAAGATACGCGTTTAGTCCATACCTTGATGAAGGTGGAGACACATAACCACCCAACAGCAATTGCGCCATTCCCTGGCGCATCTACCGGCGCCGGTGGTGAGATCCGTGATGAGGGTGCTACTGGTATTGGCGGCCGCCCTAAGGCGGGTTTAACAGGTTTCTCCGTTTCCAATCTCAATATCCCCGGTACAGATTTTCCGTGGGAGGCTGAGAAATACGGCAAGCCCGAGCGCATTGCGACACCTTTACAAATCATGATTGATGGTCCGCTGGGTGGCGCTGCATTTAACAATGAATTTGGCCGCCCAATCTTGGGTGGTTACTTCCGCGTCTTTGAGCAAACCTTAGATGGCACGCGTCGTGGATATCACAAGCCCATCATGATCGCTGGTGGCATTGGTAGTATTGATTCAATCCATACCGAGAAAAAAGCGATTCAATCAGGTCACCTTTTAATTCAGCTTGGTGGTCCTGGTATGCGTATCGGCATGGGTGGTGCTACTGGTAGCTCTGTTGCAACTGGCACAAATACTGCTGACCTTGATTTTGATTCTGTGCAGCGTGGTAATCCAGAGATGGAACGTCGCGCACAAGAAGTGATTAATGCTTGCCGCGCGCTTGGTGAACATAACCCAATCGTTTCTATTCATGATGTTGGTGCAGGTGGTTTATCAAATGCATTCCCTGAGTTAGCTGATGGTGCTGGTTTAGGAGCTTCATTTAAGCTTCGTAGCGTGCCGCTTGAGGAGAGCGGCATGAGTCCTGCGGAAATTTGGTGCAATGAATCTCAAGAACGTTATGTATTAGCTATTGATAAAAAAGATTTAGATCTCTTTAAGTCGTTTTGTGAACGTGAGCGTTGCCCATTTGCAGTTGTTGGTGAGGCTACAGCAGAGCGCCAGCTTAAACTGAGTGATACCAATAAAGTGGCTGGTACTGATGACGCGTCTCCCATTGATATGCCGATGGAGGTTCTGTTGGGTAAGCCCCCTAAAATGCATCGCAATGTCACGAGAGTGACTCAACAATTTAAAGAGTTGGATGTTACTGATGCGGATTTAGCGCAATCGATTGCCTGGGTCTTGCAACAGCCTACCGTAGCAAGCAAATCATTTTTAATTACGATTGGCGATAGAACTGTTGGCGGCTTAAATGCTCGCGACCAATTTGTTGGTCCATGGCAGGTTCCTGTTGCAGATTGCGCTGTTACTCTGATGGATTACAAGGGCTATCGTGGCCAAGCCATGTCCATGGGTGAAAGAACACCATTGGCCGTAATTGATGCACCCGCGGCTGCTCGCATGGCAGTCGGTGAAGCGATTACCAATCTATTAGCTGCTGATATTGCGAGCCTCGATAGCGTAAAGCTCTCTGCTAACTGGATGGCTGCCTGCGGCGCGCCTGGTGAAGATGCCAAGTTATATGATTCTGTAAAAGCTGTAGGCATGGAATTATGTCCGGCACTTGGCATTTCCATACCAGTTGGCAAAGATTCATTGTCTATGTCTACAGCCTGGCGAGACAACAAGGAAGATAAGAAGGTCGTTGCACCTGTTTCCTTAATTATTTCAGCCTTCGCCTCAGTTCAAGATGCGCGCAAGACATTGACGCCACTTCTTCAATTAAAAGCTAAAGATGGATCGCCTCAAGAGTCTGAGCTGATTTTGATTGATTTGGGACGTGGCAAGAATCGTATGGCTGGAAGTATCTTGGCCCAGGTGCTGGATCAATCAGGAAAGATTGCGCCAGATCTTGATCATCCGGAAGATCTCAAGGCATTAGCCCAAGCCATTATTGAGCTTCGCAAACAAGACAAGTTATTGGCATACCATGACCGTTCAGACGGAGGCTTACTGGCTTGCGTTGCTGAAATGGCATTTGCATCACATAGTGGCATCTCTCTTAATGTAGACATGATTGCCATGGATGCAGGGCAAGAACCAGATTATGGCGATGCTAAAAATT includes the following:
- the purL gene encoding phosphoribosylformylglycinamidine synthase, whose translation is MSFFHFLPGADALSPFRQQRLLAALAAQGVDLESIEAQFLHFIWSTAELSAKNQEVIASLLTYGQPFNSKIHPGKTWFGNNKPDSHGAIVIPRFGTVSSWASKATDIARQCGLDVLRLERGVQFAWKSRKALTPEQTQLVLAAVHDRMTEAVIDSTDAANNLYQSLEDKPLARIPVMTEGRAALDKANQDLGLALSDDEVAYLAENFTKLKRNPSDVELIMFAQANSEHCRHKIFNSSWTIDGDDQERSLFAMIRNTHQLQPAGTIVAYSDNSAVMVGCEAETWAPQGSNQLYKKDTRLVHTLMKVETHNHPTAIAPFPGASTGAGGEIRDEGATGIGGRPKAGLTGFSVSNLNIPGTDFPWEAEKYGKPERIATPLQIMIDGPLGGAAFNNEFGRPILGGYFRVFEQTLDGTRRGYHKPIMIAGGIGSIDSIHTEKKAIQSGHLLIQLGGPGMRIGMGGATGSSVATGTNTADLDFDSVQRGNPEMERRAQEVINACRALGEHNPIVSIHDVGAGGLSNAFPELADGAGLGASFKLRSVPLEESGMSPAEIWCNESQERYVLAIDKKDLDLFKSFCERERCPFAVVGEATAERQLKLSDTNKVAGTDDASPIDMPMEVLLGKPPKMHRNVTRVTQQFKELDVTDADLAQSIAWVLQQPTVASKSFLITIGDRTVGGLNARDQFVGPWQVPVADCAVTLMDYKGYRGQAMSMGERTPLAVIDAPAAARMAVGEAITNLLAADIASLDSVKLSANWMAACGAPGEDAKLYDSVKAVGMELCPALGISIPVGKDSLSMSTAWRDNKEDKKVVAPVSLIISAFASVQDARKTLTPLLQLKAKDGSPQESELILIDLGRGKNRMAGSILAQVLDQSGKIAPDLDHPEDLKALAQAIIELRKQDKLLAYHDRSDGGLLACVAEMAFASHSGISLNVDMIAMDAGQEPDYGDAKNWAQQVSGRRHEQTMRALFNEELGAVIQVRKDERDAVFAVLRKLGLSAYSHVIGKPNTNGRIEIWRDAKNIFAEPREVLQKMWTNTSYQIARLRDNPACADSEFAILDNTSDPGMSPKLTFDSSDDISAPYISKNARPKVAILREQGVNSHVEMAYSVNWAGFDSYDVHMSDLLSGKAKLDDFRGLIACGGFSYGDVLGAGEGWAKTILFNQQLRDQFSTFFNRQDSFALGVCNGCQMMSNLSGIIPGAEAWPKFTRNQSEQYEARLVMAEVMASPSIFTQGMEGSQIPIAIAHGEGFANFSQQGNLEQIQKRGLAAFRFVDHQGNPTETYPMNPNGSPGGLTGVTTPDGRFMVMMPHPERVFRAAQMSWCPPEWLDTPDGASPWLRLFRNARRWAN